CCCAGTGCAATCACTGGAGCCCAACGTAAGTGACCTGCAAACGTATACAGTCCACGTGCTTGACCCATTAGCGCTACACCAGCCGCAGAACCGATAGACAGTAAACTACCGCCCACGCCCGCTGTTAGCGTCACTAACAACCATTGTCCTAATGACATGTCAGGTTGCATGCTCAATACCGCAAACATCACCGGAATATTATCAACAATCGCCGACAAAACACCCACAGCCACGTTAGCCATCGTCGTATCCCACGTGCCATACATGATGCCAGATGCCAGACTTAAGTAACCCATAAAGCCTAAACCACCCACACACATAATCACGCCGTAGAAGAATAACAAGGTATCCCACTCCGCTTTAGCCACTTTGTGGAATACGTCAAACGGCACGACACTACCAAGCTGCTGCAAGGCTTTTTCATCCTGAGCAAGTTCTGCCTTAGCGCGTTTACGCTCTAACGAAATTGGTAATGTTTTACGTAAGAAGTAACCGAAGAATTGTAGATAACCTAGACCTGTCATCATACCTAGTACTGGCGGCATATGTAGCACACTGTGCGCAGCAACTGCGGATGCAACAGTCAGTAGAAATAGCAACACAATACGCTTGGCACCACGTTTAGTATGAACCGTTTCTTGTACGCCTGATAACTTGGCATTTTTAGGAATGAAGAACGTCATGATCGTCGCTGGTACGATAAAGTTAATCACAGAAGGTAAGAATAGCGCGGCAAATTCATTAAATGCAACCATGCCTTTTTGCCATACCATTAACGTTGTAATGTCACCAAATGGGCTGAATGCACCACCCGCATTCGCGGCAACAACAATGTTAATACAAGCGAGATTAATAAATTTCTTATCTTCCCCTGCAACTTTCAATACCACTGCACACATGAGTAGAGCCGTTGTTAAGTTATCGGCAATCGGCGAGATGAAGAATGCCAAAATACCCGTTAACCAGAACAGTCCTCTTAAATCCAAGCCTTTACTTAACATCCAACTGCGCAATGCATCAAATAATTGACGCTCTTCCATCGCATTGATGTAAGTCATCGCTACCAGTAAGAATAGTAATAACTCTGCATATTCTAGCAGGTTATGCCTAAACGCGGCCTCAGCAACATCGGACATGCCAAGGTTAGCATAGTGCCAACCAATGAGTGCCCAGATGACACCAGCTGCGACGAGTACAGGTTTCGATTTTCGTAAATGTAAATGCTCTTCCGCCATTACCAGCAAGTATGCGCAGGTAAAAATAATGATAGCAAAATAGCCTATTCTGGACGTAGTGAGATCTATAATTTCCCCACCACCTGACGCAAATGCAAACGTTGCAGGTGCGAGTCCAAACAAAATAATTAAAATAAGCTTCATTGCCATGTTATGTGCCTTCCCTCTCAGAATGATAAAAACCTGTTTAATGTATGTTATAAAATTGTTTTCTGCTATTAGCAAAACTGTTTTTAGTGAAGTAATAGCTATTTTTATGTTCTTTATCAATTAGGCGATAAGTCACAAGCCAGCTCCAAATAGCGCTGTATTTATTAAGTAGTAACTACAGGGTAATATAAATACTTGATAAAAAAGAGTCGATTGCCTACCATCAGTACGCACTAACTTCATGACCTCACACTGGAATTAACCAAGGATATTTACATTGGATCAAGAATTAAGATTAGCCATCTCGCAATGGCTCGCAGATAGCGATACATTAAACAAGGCAGATTCAAATACTTACAACCTTATATTAGTAGTGCTATGTTTAACGCTCGCAGGCATATCCTATTTAGTTGTCAAGCGCGTCGTGATTAAAGCGATGAAGTTGATGTCTATCCGCTCTAAAGTTACTTGGGATGATACCTTTGTTGCACATGGCGTATTAGAAAAATTCGCCTTATTAGTTCCGCTATTAATCATAGAAATACTGCGACCTTTGTTTACCGTATTGTCACCTTATTTCACCGAAATCATAGGCCGTCTGCTGACCGCCCTTTTGGTGATTTTATTGATACGAGCGATATATTCCGTGTTAAATGCGATAGCGCAAATAGCCGATGAACATAGCGCGACTCAACGCTTACCTATCACCAGTTTCATCCAGCTAATTAAACTGTTTTTATTTTTTGTTGCAGCCATTATCACCGTGTCGATTTTATCCAACCAATCACCCATTTATTTTTTAAGTGGTTTAGGTGTCGCGACAGGTTTCATCATGCTGATATTTAGAGACACCATTTTAGGCTTTGTCGCTGGTATTCAGTTAGCCACGAATCAAATGGTGACCAGAGGCGATTGGATTCAAATGGATAAATACGGTGCAGATGGCACAGTAGAGGAAGTATCACTCACTACCGTGAAGGTGCGTAATTTTGATAAAACCATCACCATGCTCCCCGCTTACGCGTTAGTGTCAGATGCATTTACCAACTGGCGTGGTATGAGTGAGTCCGGTGGACGTCGTATCAAACGCAGTGTCTTTATCGATATCCAAAGTATTGGTTTTTTAACCAAAGAAGATACCCAACGTCTTAGCCACGTGCATTTATTAAAAAATTACCTGGCTGATAAAAGCGTGGATATCAACACCTTCAATCTACCGTTTAGTGATGACGAACACGCGGTCAATAGCCGTGGTTTAACTAATATCGGTACATTCAGAGCTTATTTATTAGCATACTTACGACAGCACCCCAAGGTACGTAAAGACATGACATTATTGGTAAGGCAGTTAGCGCCTACCACGCAAGGCATGCCCATCGAGATCTATATCTTTACCGACGAGATCCGCTGGGCTTTTTATGAAGACATACAAGCTGATATCTTTGATCATATCTTTTCGGTATTACCTTCTTTCGGGCTGCAGGCTTTTCAGCAACCGAGTAGTAATGATGTACAAATGCTAATGACGAAGGTGACTTAGCCTACGTCTAATCCAATCGTTTACCATAATAAAAATGCTATTTTTAATACTTGAAACGAAATAAACAAACTAAATACAGCTTTAAAGTATTTTTGGGGCTGTACTACTTTATTTCTCCCAGTGTTTTTATTATATTGCTAACTTCAACTAATTAACCGTAAGCTATTAAATATAAATGACTCATGATCTAAAAATACTGCGGTTGATAAAAATAATCCCTCCTATTATTGTCATTATTTTCGCTATTTTGGTTAACGTTATTGTCATTAACAATAACCAAACCAAGCTGAACAAAGATATCGTGTCCCTGCGCCAAGATTTTATAGAAAAAGAACAAGAACAGGCAAAATATCAAGTTAAACAAGTTTTTCAACAAATCCATTACGAAAAAAGTAACACCGAAAGGTTATTAAAAGAATCCATTAAAGCACGTGTTTATCAGGCTCACCGTATCGCCACGACGATTTATGAAGCAAACAAAGATAAGCCTGAAGCGCAAGTCACCAAGTTAATTAGTGACGCCTTAAGAAGTATTCGCTTTAACCAAGGACGTGGTTATTATTTCATTTATAAAACTAATGGCTTTAATGTCATGCATCCTACCCTGCCAAACTTTGAGGGTACCGATAAATCTGATATCCAAGATGAAAGAGGCAATTACATTCTTCGCGATATAGCGAAATTAATGACCGCGAAAGGTGAAGGGTTTACGCGGTGGTGGTTTGTGAAACCGCAAAATAAAGATCAAGAATTTGAAAAAATTGGTTTTAGTAAGCGATTTGCACCTTACGACTGGTTTATAGGCACAGGTGAATATGTTATTGATGTCGAAAATGACATTAAGCAGCGTCTATTACATCGCATTTCCAATATCCGTTATGGCAGTAATGGCTATATTTTTGTCATCGATTATCAGGGTAATTATTTATCCCATTACAACGACGAAGTTAAAAATACCAACAGATACAATACACTTAATGAGCAGAGTAGTTCCAACGCAAAACAGATCATCGACGTAGCCGAACAAGGCAGTGGATTTCTTAAGTATATTAGCGCGATGATGCCAAGCACGAACCGACCTGCAGAAAAAATCAGTTATATTATGGGATTCTCAGACTGGCAATGGGCAATAGGTTCAGGTGTGTATGTCAATGAAATTGAAGATTACCTTACCACACGTGAAACAGCGATTGGCCTGCAAAATAGGCAAGATCTAACCAAAATTTTATGGCTGAGCTCATTTGTTACCGTCTTTTTTGTGGCGCTATCACTTCTTTTCGCTAATTATTTAGGCCGTCGATTTGCCTCATATGAAAATAAAATAAGTGATGACTTTTCTGAATTAAATCAAATTAAAGAACAACTGCAATTCCAAGCCTTGCACGATTCATTAACCAAACTACCTAACAGAGTATTGTTTGATACCTACATAGAAAAAGGCATTGCTCTATCAAAGAAAAACGATAAAAAATTAGCACTTATGTTTGTCGATCTCGATGATTTTAAGAAAATAAATGATTTGTATGGTCATTCAGTTGGCGACCAACTACTCACCAGACTTGGTATCACGTTCAACCAAATGCTATCTCCCGGCGACAGTGTGGCTCGATTTGGTGGCGATGAATTTATTTTTTGCTTTCCGATGCTCGCTGATTTAGCCGAAGCTGAGACAAAAGCTAAGCACATATGTGCAATTTTCAAAAATCATTTTGTCATTAATGGTAAATCGATTCATTCAAGTTGCAGTATCGGGGTGGCAATGTACCCAGATGACGGGAGTGCTAGTGAGCAACTGATTAGTAAGGCTGATATTGTCTTGTATAAATCCAAGTCACAGCAAAAGGGCAATTATTTATTCTTTAATAATGCCATCAATACCCAGGTTAAACACGAGCTGTTACTGGAATCTGAATTACATTTAGCGATCGAAAAAAATGAACTAGATGTGCTATATCAGCCACAAATCGATGTCGCTACAGGGCTTATTTACGGGGTTGAAGCATTGGTACGTTGGTATAATCCCAAGTTGGGGCATATCTCGCCTGTAGAATTCATTAAGGTCGCAGAAGACGTCGGTATAATCAATGAAATTGGCCGTTTTGTGATTGAAAAATCATTAACGGATATTTTACGCTTTAATCGCGACAGTGATATTCAACTACAGCTATCAATTAACATTTCTCCTAAGCAATTAATGGAACCCGACTTTGTCAGTAACCTGATTAAGATCACCACTGATATGGCCGTTGATAATCATCTAGTGACGTTGGAGATTACTGAGAATGTATTGATTAATGACTTAGCGAAAGTGCAGCCTATTCTGCAATCAATCAGGGACTGTCATTTTAAACTCTCACTTGATGACTTTGGTACTGGCTACTCCTCGTTAAGTTACTTAAGTAATATGCCAATCACTGAAATAAAAATTGACCGTTCATTTATCGATAAATTTTTAATCAATAGCCAAAGTGAGTCCTTAGTCAAAACCATCATCGCTATTGGCCAGCTATGTGATTTAACCGTTATTGCCGAAGGGGTTGAAACGGAAGAGCAATATGCCCGCCTTCGTCATTATGGCTGTGACTTAGTACAAGGCTATTATTTTGATCGCCCCCTACCATTAGCGAAACTAACGAGTATTTATCAAAAAAAAACGCGCTATCCCAATGCTGATTCGTAGCGGGATAACGCGTTATGTAGTTAAGTCTATGCTCTCTACTTTATTAACTAGAGACTGACAATTAAAAATGTGTGCTTAGATACGAGAACGTTTCTTCGCTACACCTTTTTTAGGACTACGCTGTCTAGTCGGTGCTTTCTTACCGTGTAGCGGAATACCTGAACCTGCTGGCTTAGTACGGCCTTGGCCTTT
The DNA window shown above is from Moritella sp. F3 and carries:
- the nhaD gene encoding sodium:proton antiporter NhaD, which translates into the protein MAMKLILIILFGLAPATFAFASGGGEIIDLTTSRIGYFAIIIFTCAYLLVMAEEHLHLRKSKPVLVAAGVIWALIGWHYANLGMSDVAEAAFRHNLLEYAELLLFLLVAMTYINAMEERQLFDALRSWMLSKGLDLRGLFWLTGILAFFISPIADNLTTALLMCAVVLKVAGEDKKFINLACINIVVAANAGGAFSPFGDITTLMVWQKGMVAFNEFAALFLPSVINFIVPATIMTFFIPKNAKLSGVQETVHTKRGAKRIVLLFLLTVASAVAAHSVLHMPPVLGMMTGLGYLQFFGYFLRKTLPISLERKRAKAELAQDEKALQQLGSVVPFDVFHKVAKAEWDTLLFFYGVIMCVGGLGFMGYLSLASGIMYGTWDTTMANVAVGVLSAIVDNIPVMFAVLSMQPDMSLGQWLLVTLTAGVGGSLLSIGSAAGVALMGQARGLYTFAGHLRWAPVIALGYIASILCHLWLNSALF
- a CDS encoding mechanosensitive ion channel family protein → MDQELRLAISQWLADSDTLNKADSNTYNLILVVLCLTLAGISYLVVKRVVIKAMKLMSIRSKVTWDDTFVAHGVLEKFALLVPLLIIEILRPLFTVLSPYFTEIIGRLLTALLVILLIRAIYSVLNAIAQIADEHSATQRLPITSFIQLIKLFLFFVAAIITVSILSNQSPIYFLSGLGVATGFIMLIFRDTILGFVAGIQLATNQMVTRGDWIQMDKYGADGTVEEVSLTTVKVRNFDKTITMLPAYALVSDAFTNWRGMSESGGRRIKRSVFIDIQSIGFLTKEDTQRLSHVHLLKNYLADKSVDINTFNLPFSDDEHAVNSRGLTNIGTFRAYLLAYLRQHPKVRKDMTLLVRQLAPTTQGMPIEIYIFTDEIRWAFYEDIQADIFDHIFSVLPSFGLQAFQQPSSNDVQMLMTKVT
- a CDS encoding cache domain-containing protein, with the translated sequence MTHDLKILRLIKIIPPIIVIIFAILVNVIVINNNQTKLNKDIVSLRQDFIEKEQEQAKYQVKQVFQQIHYEKSNTERLLKESIKARVYQAHRIATTIYEANKDKPEAQVTKLISDALRSIRFNQGRGYYFIYKTNGFNVMHPTLPNFEGTDKSDIQDERGNYILRDIAKLMTAKGEGFTRWWFVKPQNKDQEFEKIGFSKRFAPYDWFIGTGEYVIDVENDIKQRLLHRISNIRYGSNGYIFVIDYQGNYLSHYNDEVKNTNRYNTLNEQSSSNAKQIIDVAEQGSGFLKYISAMMPSTNRPAEKISYIMGFSDWQWAIGSGVYVNEIEDYLTTRETAIGLQNRQDLTKILWLSSFVTVFFVALSLLFANYLGRRFASYENKISDDFSELNQIKEQLQFQALHDSLTKLPNRVLFDTYIEKGIALSKKNDKKLALMFVDLDDFKKINDLYGHSVGDQLLTRLGITFNQMLSPGDSVARFGGDEFIFCFPMLADLAEAETKAKHICAIFKNHFVINGKSIHSSCSIGVAMYPDDGSASEQLISKADIVLYKSKSQQKGNYLFFNNAINTQVKHELLLESELHLAIEKNELDVLYQPQIDVATGLIYGVEALVRWYNPKLGHISPVEFIKVAEDVGIINEIGRFVIEKSLTDILRFNRDSDIQLQLSINISPKQLMEPDFVSNLIKITTDMAVDNHLVTLEITENVLINDLAKVQPILQSIRDCHFKLSLDDFGTGYSSLSYLSNMPITEIKIDRSFIDKFLINSQSESLVKTIIAIGQLCDLTVIAEGVETEEQYARLRHYGCDLVQGYYFDRPLPLAKLTSIYQKKTRYPNADS